The proteins below come from a single Oscillospiraceae bacterium genomic window:
- a CDS encoding glycosyltransferase has translation MPTVSIVVPVYKAEKTLDACVESILAQTFSDFELLLIDDASPDRCPQMCDAWAEKDPRIHALHPAKTGPGPSGARNAGLDAAAAPWITMVDSDDTVAPDLLETLLAGAERTGAELVLCNCCPVTEDGARHPLPENERFTEETLLGVEAFWDAFGTPWINQFTGTAHRLYAARLFAHARYPLGMLHEDYYLLPDLIAGCTRIACLPYTGYYVLRHAGSITDGARHEVRLAMTRGDIHRAEYFLANGWYDRAEGALTDAALFLHSNKHAYDLTKPGHRAEFAETKRELCRVYDALAAQKGAASLKLRAAALHIGLPVFAGYLKARR, from the coding sequence ATGCCGACTGTCAGCATTGTAGTGCCGGTCTACAAGGCGGAAAAAACGCTGGACGCCTGTGTAGAGAGTATACTCGCCCAGACCTTTTCCGACTTTGAGCTTCTGCTTATTGACGATGCCAGCCCTGACCGCTGCCCGCAGATGTGCGATGCATGGGCAGAAAAAGACCCCCGCATCCATGCGCTGCACCCGGCCAAGACCGGCCCGGGTCCGTCCGGCGCACGCAATGCGGGGCTGGATGCCGCAGCGGCGCCCTGGATCACGATGGTGGACAGCGATGACACGGTTGCGCCGGACCTGCTGGAAACACTTCTGGCAGGTGCAGAGCGCACCGGCGCGGAGCTGGTGCTTTGCAACTGTTGCCCCGTGACAGAGGACGGCGCACGGCACCCGCTGCCGGAAAACGAGCGTTTTACAGAGGAAACGCTGCTCGGGGTGGAAGCCTTCTGGGACGCCTTCGGCACGCCATGGATCAACCAGTTCACCGGCACGGCGCACAGGCTGTACGCCGCCCGGCTGTTTGCGCATGCCCGCTACCCGCTGGGCATGCTGCATGAGGATTACTACCTGCTGCCCGACCTTATCGCGGGCTGCACAAGGATCGCCTGCCTGCCCTATACGGGCTACTATGTCCTGCGCCATGCAGGCAGCATCACGGACGGTGCCAGACACGAGGTGCGTTTGGCGATGACCCGGGGGGATATCCACCGGGCAGAGTATTTTCTGGCGAACGGCTGGTACGACCGCGCCGAGGGGGCGCTGACCGATGCGGCGCTCTTCCTGCACAGCAATAAGCATGCCTATGACCTGACAAAGCCCGGCCACCGGGCAGAGTTTGCCGAAACCAAGCGGGAGCTGTGCCGTGTCTATGATGCACTGGCGGCGCAAAAGGGCGCAGCATCGCTGAAGCTGCGCGCTGCCGCCCTGCACATCGGCCTGCCGGTGTTTGCGGGCTATCTGAAAGCACGGCGGTAA
- a CDS encoding glycosyltransferase produces MPTVSVIIPVYKVERYLDACVESVIGQTYTDLEILLVDDGSPDCCPAMCDAWAEKDPRIRVIHRKNGGLSAARNTGIEAASGEFLIFADSDDRMEPDAVRRAVEAQRKYDADLVLYNLTYVDEENRPLPQPDFSGFRDEVLCEDEVWARYFALAETRIYYVVAWNKLYRRSLFRTLRYAPGKRYEDQFLLPYLLGQCGTIVCLAYPGYRYVQRKGSIMAAGSSRNYLDRPEFLLEWTACFARRGDCLRAEGLLNDAIDNLAEKQRFDLTTPAQQARYRAACRGCADAYRLLARTTGQRSMWLRAALLRMGLPVYKAFLRHKGKAASPKN; encoded by the coding sequence ATGCCGACTGTCAGCGTCATTATCCCGGTCTATAAGGTGGAACGCTACCTAGATGCCTGCGTTGAAAGCGTCATCGGCCAGACCTACACTGATCTTGAGATACTGCTGGTCGATGATGGAAGCCCCGATTGCTGCCCGGCGATGTGTGATGCCTGGGCAGAAAAGGACCCACGCATCAGGGTCATACACCGCAAAAACGGCGGTCTTTCCGCTGCGCGCAACACCGGCATTGAGGCGGCAAGCGGCGAATTTCTGATTTTTGCGGACAGCGATGACCGGATGGAACCGGATGCCGTCCGCCGCGCGGTGGAGGCTCAGCGGAAATATGACGCTGACCTCGTGCTGTACAATCTGACCTATGTGGACGAGGAAAACCGTCCGCTCCCGCAGCCGGATTTCAGCGGCTTCCGGGATGAGGTCCTGTGCGAGGACGAGGTCTGGGCGCGCTATTTTGCGCTGGCCGAAACACGGATCTACTATGTGGTCGCATGGAATAAGCTGTACCGACGCAGCCTTTTCCGCACGCTGCGCTATGCGCCCGGCAAGCGGTATGAGGATCAGTTTCTGCTGCCGTATCTGCTCGGGCAGTGCGGGACCATCGTCTGCCTTGCCTATCCGGGCTATCGTTATGTGCAGCGCAAGGGCAGCATCATGGCAGCGGGGTCGAGCCGTAACTATCTGGATCGGCCTGAATTTCTGCTGGAATGGACAGCTTGCTTTGCCCGGCGGGGGGACTGCCTGCGGGCAGAGGGCCTGCTGAACGATGCCATCGACAATCTGGCGGAAAAGCAGCGCTTTGATTTGACCACCCCGGCCCAGCAGGCCCGCTACCGCGCCGCCTGCCGCGGCTGTGCGGATGCCTACCGCCTTCTGGCCCGCACTACAGGGCAGCGCAGCATGTGGCTGCGGGCTGCGTTGCTGCGCATGGGTCTGCCGGTGTACAAGGCCTTTCTGCGGCATAAGGGCAAGGCGGCATCGCCTAAAAACTAA
- a CDS encoding ABC transporter permease, producing MEKSQLENYHVHYGPAQGWSQVDLHELWRYKDLIWLFVKRDFNVMYKQTVLGPAWILINPLLSTAMYCVMFGVIAQLSTDGVPQILFYLAGTALWGFFAACINKVSGTFTTNSNIFSKVYFPRLAMPLSTMLSGLINFLVQFVLFFALLLVYLAKGEVSPQWALMPLAVPLVLQVGLLGLGCGVIVSSLTTRYRDLMVVVTFGVQLWMYGSPVVYPLSMIENPLLRGVMIANPMTAPMETFRYIFFGSGQVTGVMWAASLAWTAVLLVLGLSLFSKVEKTFVDTV from the coding sequence ATGGAAAAATCACAACTGGAAAATTATCATGTTCACTACGGCCCGGCTCAGGGCTGGAGTCAGGTGGACCTGCATGAGCTGTGGCGCTACAAGGATCTGATCTGGCTGTTTGTCAAGCGCGACTTCAATGTCATGTATAAGCAGACCGTGCTGGGCCCGGCGTGGATTCTGATCAACCCGCTGCTGTCCACGGCTATGTACTGCGTTATGTTCGGCGTAATCGCCCAACTGTCCACGGACGGTGTGCCGCAGATCCTTTTTTATCTGGCCGGCACGGCGCTGTGGGGCTTTTTTGCGGCCTGCATCAACAAGGTGTCGGGTACCTTTACAACGAACTCCAACATCTTCAGCAAGGTGTATTTTCCGCGGCTGGCGATGCCGCTCTCCACGATGCTGTCAGGCTTGATCAACTTTCTTGTGCAGTTTGTCCTGTTTTTTGCCCTGCTGCTTGTCTATCTTGCCAAGGGCGAGGTCAGCCCGCAGTGGGCGCTGATGCCGCTGGCAGTGCCGCTGGTGCTGCAGGTCGGTCTGCTGGGGCTGGGCTGCGGCGTTATCGTGTCGAGCCTGACCACCCGCTACCGCGATCTGATGGTCGTGGTGACCTTCGGCGTGCAGCTCTGGATGTACGGCTCGCCGGTGGTCTATCCGCTGTCGATGATCGAAAACCCGCTGCTGCGCGGCGTCATGATCGCCAACCCCATGACCGCACCGATGGAGACCTTCCGGTATATCTTCTTCGGCAGTGGGCAGGTGACGGGCGTGATGTGGGCGGCATCGCTGGCATGGACGGCGGTGCTGCTGGTGCTGGGTCTGTCGCTTTTCAGCAAGGTCGAAAAGACCTTTGTCGATACCGTATAA
- a CDS encoding ABC transporter ATP-binding protein, whose translation MSENKLMIRVKDVKKQYRLGQIGGGTLRGDLQSWWARKRGKEDPNTLIGTDQRLIGTTFMALNGVSFTVNKGEAVGIIGSNGAGKSTLLKLLTHVTAPTEGDIDLYGRVASMLEVGTGFHPEMTGRENVYLNGAILGMTRAEIDAKMDEIIEFSEVRDFIDTPVKRYSSGMFVKLAFSVAAHLDSEIMIMDEVLAVGDMKFQKKCLTKMRQAAQRDGKTVLYVSHNMATIRDLCDRCIVLDKGKVVFDGGVDEGIALYLSTKSQETAFIDYSKVKRDNWFKRDNIRLQSVELIDTDNEVLERRKPVQVRYRVYANEAASDVGLRLEMRDEVGNPLAATCVYGLDLQPGYTSFVARYDLTVLAPGKYGSYFTVITQGEGGAHTVEDWVPGMMFRMVDTLTEGETEWNAAAWGPIELPNAVVSEVCHD comes from the coding sequence ATGAGTGAAAATAAACTGATGATCCGCGTCAAGGATGTCAAAAAGCAGTACCGCCTCGGCCAGATCGGCGGCGGCACGCTGCGCGGCGACCTGCAGAGCTGGTGGGCCCGTAAGCGCGGCAAGGAGGACCCCAACACCCTGATCGGCACCGACCAGCGCCTGATCGGCACGACCTTTATGGCGCTGAACGGCGTCAGCTTTACAGTCAACAAAGGCGAGGCCGTGGGCATCATCGGCTCCAACGGCGCGGGCAAGTCCACGCTGCTCAAGCTGCTGACCCATGTCACTGCGCCCACGGAGGGCGACATTGACCTGTACGGCCGTGTGGCCTCGATGCTGGAGGTCGGCACCGGCTTCCACCCCGAGATGACCGGCCGTGAGAATGTCTATCTGAACGGCGCGATCCTCGGCATGACCCGCGCGGAGATCGACGCCAAAATGGATGAGATCATCGAGTTTTCCGAGGTGCGGGACTTCATCGACACGCCGGTCAAGCGCTATTCCAGCGGTATGTTCGTCAAGCTGGCCTTCAGCGTGGCGGCCCATCTGGACAGCGAGATCATGATCATGGACGAGGTTCTGGCTGTCGGTGATATGAAGTTCCAGAAAAAGTGTCTGACTAAGATGCGCCAGGCCGCCCAGCGCGACGGCAAGACCGTGCTGTATGTCAGCCACAACATGGCCACGATCCGCGACCTGTGTGACCGCTGCATTGTTTTGGACAAGGGCAAGGTCGTCTTTGACGGCGGCGTCGATGAGGGCATTGCACTGTATTTGTCCACTAAGTCGCAGGAAACGGCCTTTATTGATTATTCGAAGGTGAAGCGTGATAACTGGTTCAAGCGCGATAATATCCGACTGCAGAGTGTGGAACTGATAGACACAGATAATGAAGTGTTGGAACGCCGTAAGCCTGTGCAGGTTCGCTACCGCGTCTATGCGAATGAGGCAGCCAGCGATGTAGGGCTGCGTTTGGAGATGCGTGATGAAGTCGGGAATCCGTTGGCGGCTACCTGCGTGTATGGGCTGGATCTGCAGCCGGGGTATACAAGCTTTGTGGCGCGGTACGATTTGACAGTGCTGGCACCCGGCAAATACGGCAGCTATTTTACTGTAATTACACAGGGCGAAGGTGGTGCCCATACGGTGGAGGATTGGGTTCCCGGTATGATGTTCCGTATGGTGGATACCTTGACGGAGGGCGAGACCGAGTGGAATGCTGCTGCATGGGGGCCTATTGAGCTGCCTAATGCAGTGGTATCGGAGGTTTGCCATGACTAA
- a CDS encoding glycosyl transferase family 6, with amino-acid sequence MTKVAVLYIATGKYTVFWPEFYESAEKYLLKDCEVHYFVFTDADDLTSAQEPRVHICPQEAYSWPFATLRRFEIFLKQEQALKAFDYIFFFNANAQLMQPVTQEMFLPRAEKGEKLLVVQHPSFYAKPNYEFTYDRNPRSTACIPYGMGRYYVCGGVNGGTAEAFLKLCHTLDARIRKDLHKNVIALWHDESQINRYILFRKDIRVLSPAFCYPEDWNHLPFPCIVLIRSKARYLDIPALRKDAPQTKLSPAAERWNRFAMRAARWTQNHIFKKGK; translated from the coding sequence ATGACTAAGGTTGCGGTGCTCTATATTGCTACCGGTAAATATACAGTGTTCTGGCCTGAGTTTTATGAGAGTGCTGAGAAATATTTGTTGAAGGACTGCGAGGTACATTACTTTGTCTTTACCGATGCAGATGACCTGACCAGTGCGCAAGAGCCCCGGGTGCATATCTGTCCGCAGGAGGCTTACTCATGGCCGTTTGCGACATTGCGCCGGTTTGAGATATTTCTAAAGCAGGAGCAGGCGCTGAAAGCGTTCGACTATATCTTCTTTTTTAATGCAAATGCGCAGCTCATGCAGCCTGTAACGCAGGAAATGTTCCTGCCGCGGGCTGAAAAAGGGGAAAAGCTGCTGGTCGTACAGCATCCTTCGTTCTATGCCAAGCCTAACTACGAGTTCACATATGACCGTAATCCCCGCAGTACAGCCTGCATTCCGTACGGAATGGGGCGATATTATGTCTGCGGCGGTGTCAATGGCGGTACAGCCGAAGCATTTCTGAAGCTTTGTCATACATTGGATGCACGCATCCGAAAGGATTTGCATAAAAATGTCATTGCCCTGTGGCATGATGAATCTCAAATCAATCGATATATCCTGTTCCGTAAGGATATACGGGTGCTGTCCCCGGCCTTCTGCTATCCGGAGGACTGGAATCATCTGCCGTTCCCCTGCATTGTCCTCATTCGCAGCAAGGCGCGTTATCTGGACATTCCGGCGCTGCGCAAGGATGCGCCGCAGACAAAGCTCTCGCCGGCAGCAGAGAGATGGAACCGCTTTGCTATGCGTGCCGCCCGCTGGACGCAGAACCACATTTTCAAAAAAGGGAAATGA
- the tsaD gene encoding tRNA (adenosine(37)-N6)-threonylcarbamoyltransferase complex transferase subunit TsaD, whose translation MYVLGIESTCDETAAAIVEDGRKVISNVISTSVKEQALYGGVVPEIASRRHAEYISATVDKALADANMTIADVDAVAVTFAPGLIGAVLVGVNFAKGLAYAANKPLVPVHHLRGHIAANYLTHQDLKPPFLCLVASGGHSHIVLVEDWCRYKILGRTVDDAAGEAYDKVARTLGLPYPGGPSVAAAARGGDPKAYKLPVPHVEGKYNVSFSGLKTAVINEVHNAEQKGQGVNVADMAASFQERIDQILAKKLLAAAADTNAQQVVLAGGVAANGRLRQLVNDGAQKLGARVFLPELKYCGDNGAMIAAQGYYEFQDGNLADWSLNGLPTLPIDYR comes from the coding sequence ATGTATGTTTTAGGAATCGAGTCCACCTGCGATGAGACTGCGGCGGCGATCGTGGAGGATGGCCGGAAGGTCATCTCCAATGTGATCTCCACCAGCGTGAAGGAGCAGGCCCTCTACGGCGGTGTCGTGCCGGAGATCGCCAGCCGCCGCCACGCGGAATATATCAGCGCCACCGTTGACAAGGCGCTGGCCGATGCCAATATGACCATTGCCGATGTGGACGCTGTGGCCGTGACGTTTGCGCCGGGACTGATCGGCGCGGTGCTCGTTGGCGTAAACTTTGCCAAGGGGCTGGCCTATGCGGCAAACAAGCCGCTGGTGCCGGTGCATCACCTGCGGGGGCATATTGCGGCCAACTATTTAACGCATCAGGATTTGAAGCCGCCGTTTTTGTGCCTCGTTGCCAGCGGCGGCCACAGCCACATCGTACTGGTCGAGGACTGGTGCCGCTATAAAATTTTAGGCCGCACCGTCGATGATGCTGCGGGCGAGGCCTATGACAAGGTTGCCCGCACGCTGGGCCTGCCCTACCCCGGCGGCCCCAGCGTGGCCGCCGCTGCCCGCGGCGGCGACCCCAAGGCCTACAAGCTGCCTGTCCCCCATGTGGAGGGCAAGTACAATGTCAGCTTCAGCGGCCTCAAGACCGCCGTCATCAATGAGGTCCACAACGCCGAGCAGAAGGGGCAGGGCGTGAATGTGGCTGACATGGCCGCCAGCTTTCAGGAGCGCATTGACCAGATCCTGGCCAAAAAGCTGCTGGCCGCCGCAGCCGACACGAACGCCCAACAGGTGGTTTTAGCGGGCGGCGTGGCCGCCAACGGCCGCCTGCGCCAGCTCGTCAATGACGGCGCACAGAAGCTGGGTGCCCGTGTCTTTTTGCCCGAGCTGAAATACTGCGGCGACAACGGCGCCATGATCGCCGCACAGGGGTATTATGAATTCCAAGACGGGAATTTGGCCGATTGGAGTTTAAACGGTTTGCCAACGCTGCCGATTGATTATCGGTAA
- the polA gene encoding DNA polymerase I, producing the protein MKLMVLDGNSLVNRAFFGIKLLTTKDGRYTNAIYGFQNILLNLLAAHQPDAVAIAWDERAPTFRHNAYDGYKATRHGMPEELAQQMPVLKELLTDLGFVQVSKAGWEADDILGTLAAACEAAGGTTLLATGDRDSLQLVDDATTVLLATNKETIPMDPAAIREKYGIEPPQLIDVKSLMGDSSDNIPGVPGIGEKTALALISKFGSLQGVYDNIEDKAVKPGQRAKLTANRDKADLSYMLGTIRRDAPIETDPNAYIRRPGDPAAAAQLLAALEMHKLVDRWELESGAAPAAAADAAPVQAVEPSPLPLLLEGRFYAAQNVTKTGDGSWYLVQGSEVYLPDTDRLAALLDGDAEIWAFDAKPLYRLALAHGGVGKALRFDGKLAAYLLNPSASGYEVKSLAAEYGVHAAFHCEDAPDAGVLAGLCDTLAAALDESGQRKLLDEMELPLARVLADMERIGFAIDAAGIRAFGDSLRGELDGILHNIYTEVGYEFNVNSPKQLGEALFDKLGLPPRKKTARGYSTDAETLESLRPYSPVIDEILKYRTYAKLLSTYVDGLLNAEAADGRVHSTFIQTEARTGRISSTEPNLQNIPIRTELGSRLRGYFVAGEGETLVDADYSQIELRILAHITGDEHMQQAFLNGADIHRSTAAKIYHIPESEVTPQLRSASKAINFGIMYGKGAYSLSKDLGISVKEADSFLKTYLDTFPKVDSYMKDCIAHAKDKGYVETLFGRRRALPELASSNFQVRASGERMARNTPIQGTAADIIKLAMVHVWQRLREEKLQARLLLQVHDELIVEAPEAECDEVKRILKEEMENVVHYSVPLTTEVGTGKTWLAAH; encoded by the coding sequence ATGAAACTCATGGTTCTGGACGGCAACAGCCTTGTCAACCGCGCCTTCTTCGGCATCAAGCTGCTGACAACCAAGGATGGCCGCTACACCAACGCCATCTACGGCTTCCAGAATATTCTGCTGAATCTGCTGGCAGCCCACCAGCCCGATGCCGTGGCCATCGCGTGGGATGAGCGCGCCCCCACCTTCCGCCACAATGCCTACGATGGCTACAAGGCCACCCGCCACGGCATGCCGGAGGAGCTGGCCCAGCAGATGCCGGTCCTGAAGGAGCTGCTGACCGACCTCGGCTTTGTGCAGGTCAGCAAGGCCGGCTGGGAGGCTGACGATATTTTAGGCACGCTGGCCGCTGCCTGTGAGGCTGCCGGCGGCACCACGCTGCTGGCGACCGGCGACCGGGACAGCCTGCAGCTGGTGGACGATGCCACGACCGTTCTGCTGGCGACCAACAAGGAGACCATCCCCATGGACCCCGCCGCCATCCGGGAAAAATACGGCATTGAGCCGCCCCAGCTCATTGATGTAAAAAGCCTGATGGGTGACTCGTCGGATAACATTCCCGGCGTGCCTGGCATCGGCGAAAAAACCGCGCTGGCGCTGATCTCGAAATTCGGCAGCCTGCAGGGCGTGTACGACAACATTGAGGACAAGGCCGTCAAGCCCGGCCAGCGCGCCAAGCTGACCGCCAACCGCGATAAGGCTGATCTTTCCTATATGCTGGGCACCATCCGCAGGGATGCCCCCATTGAGACCGACCCCAACGCCTATATCCGCCGCCCCGGTGACCCGGCTGCCGCCGCGCAGCTGCTGGCCGCGCTGGAAATGCACAAGCTGGTCGACCGCTGGGAACTGGAAAGCGGCGCCGCCCCCGCTGCGGCCGCCGACGCCGCCCCGGTACAGGCAGTGGAGCCTTCTCCCCTGCCGCTGCTGCTGGAGGGCCGCTTTTACGCCGCGCAGAATGTCACCAAGACCGGGGACGGCAGCTGGTATCTCGTGCAGGGCAGCGAGGTCTACCTGCCCGACACCGACCGGCTGGCCGCCCTGCTGGACGGTGATGCCGAGATCTGGGCTTTTGACGCCAAGCCCCTCTACCGGCTAGCGCTTGCACACGGCGGCGTCGGCAAGGCGCTGCGCTTTGACGGCAAACTGGCCGCCTACCTGTTGAATCCGTCCGCCAGCGGCTATGAGGTCAAGTCTCTGGCCGCCGAGTACGGCGTACACGCCGCCTTCCACTGTGAAGACGCCCCCGATGCGGGCGTGCTGGCCGGCCTTTGCGACACCCTTGCCGCCGCACTGGACGAGAGCGGCCAGCGCAAGCTGCTGGACGAGATGGAGCTGCCGCTGGCCCGGGTGCTGGCGGACATGGAGCGTATCGGCTTTGCAATCGACGCCGCCGGTATCCGCGCCTTTGGCGACAGCCTACGGGGCGAGCTGGACGGTATCCTGCACAATATTTATACAGAAGTCGGTTACGAGTTCAATGTAAACAGCCCCAAGCAGCTGGGCGAGGCGCTGTTCGACAAGCTGGGCCTGCCGCCGCGCAAAAAGACGGCGCGCGGCTACTCCACCGATGCCGAAACGCTGGAGAGCCTGCGCCCCTACAGCCCGGTCATTGACGAGATCTTAAAATACCGCACCTACGCCAAGCTGCTCTCCACCTATGTGGACGGACTGCTGAACGCCGAGGCCGCCGATGGCCGGGTACACTCGACCTTTATCCAGACCGAGGCCCGCACCGGGCGCATCTCCTCGACCGAACCGAACCTGCAGAACATCCCCATCCGCACCGAGCTGGGCAGCCGGCTGCGCGGTTACTTTGTGGCGGGCGAGGGTGAAACGCTGGTGGACGCCGACTATTCTCAGATCGAGCTGCGCATCCTTGCCCACATCACCGGCGATGAGCACATGCAGCAGGCGTTTTTGAACGGTGCGGACATCCACCGCTCGACCGCCGCCAAGATCTACCACATCCCGGAGAGCGAGGTCACGCCGCAGCTGCGCAGCGCCAGCAAGGCGATCAACTTCGGCATCATGTACGGCAAGGGCGCGTATAGCTTGAGCAAGGATCTGGGTATTTCGGTCAAAGAGGCGGACAGCTTCTTAAAGACCTACCTTGACACCTTCCCGAAGGTGGACAGCTATATGAAGGACTGCATCGCCCACGCCAAGGACAAGGGCTATGTGGAAACGCTGTTCGGCCGCCGCCGCGCCCTGCCGGAGCTTGCCAGCTCCAACTTTCAGGTGCGCGCCAGCGGGGAGCGGATGGCCCGCAACACGCCGATCCAAGGCACGGCCGCCGACATCATCAAGCTGGCGATGGTCCATGTCTGGCAGCGCCTGCGCGAGGAAAAGCTGCAGGCCCGCCTGCTTTTGCAGGTCCACGATGAGCTGATTGTCGAGGCGCCCGAGGCAGAGTGCGATGAGGTAAAGCGCATCCTGAAAGAAGAAATGGAAAACGTTGTGCATTACAGCGTCCCCCTGACGACCGAGGTAGGCACCGGCAAGACATGGCTTGCCGCCCATTAA
- the dusB gene encoding tRNA dihydrouridine synthase DusB, whose translation MQLRNLQIPAGAVFAPMAGLTDAACRHLMADHGAAWTVSEMASAKALNFGDRKSLELLQDKHPHGLYAIQLFGAEPETLEKAILFVREKGVRFDMLDINMGCPAPKITGGGAGSRLLLDPPLCGQMVAAARRALGEDTPLTVKMRIGWDADHLTGVEVAKQVEANGADLIAVHGRTREQMYIPPIDTAAIAAVKQAVSVPVLANGDVTTADGALTLLKETGCDGVMIGRGALGDPWLFEQVRAAILGEERPPEPTLNQRMSTLRAQIYEMCEEKGEWAAMPQARSQAMHYMKGLRGAAALRRYCSMLEHFTDVDTLIDAVYKLQ comes from the coding sequence ATGCAGCTACGCAACCTACAAATCCCCGCAGGTGCGGTTTTTGCACCGATGGCGGGGCTGACCGATGCGGCGTGCCGCCATTTAATGGCGGACCACGGCGCGGCCTGGACCGTCAGCGAGATGGCAAGCGCCAAGGCGCTGAACTTCGGCGACCGCAAATCTCTGGAGCTTTTGCAGGACAAGCACCCCCACGGCCTGTATGCCATCCAGCTTTTCGGCGCAGAGCCGGAAACACTGGAAAAGGCGATACTCTTTGTCCGGGAAAAGGGCGTCCGGTTTGATATGCTCGACATCAATATGGGCTGCCCGGCGCCCAAGATCACCGGCGGCGGCGCGGGCAGCAGGCTGCTGCTGGACCCGCCGCTCTGCGGGCAGATGGTTGCCGCCGCCCGCCGGGCGCTGGGCGAGGATACCCCGCTGACCGTCAAGATGCGCATCGGCTGGGACGCCGACCACCTGACCGGCGTGGAGGTTGCAAAGCAGGTCGAGGCAAACGGTGCGGATCTCATCGCCGTACACGGCCGCACGCGGGAGCAGATGTATATCCCGCCCATCGACACGGCGGCGATCGCGGCTGTCAAGCAGGCAGTGTCCGTTCCGGTGCTGGCCAACGGTGATGTGACCACCGCCGACGGTGCGCTCACCTTATTAAAAGAGACAGGCTGTGACGGCGTTATGATCGGCCGCGGCGCGCTGGGCGACCCATGGCTGTTTGAGCAGGTCCGCGCGGCGATTCTGGGCGAGGAGCGCCCGCCCGAGCCGACGCTGAACCAGCGCATGAGCACCCTGCGCGCGCAGATCTATGAAATGTGCGAGGAAAAAGGCGAGTGGGCCGCCATGCCGCAGGCCCGCAGCCAGGCCATGCACTATATGAAGGGGCTGCGCGGGGCCGCCGCCCTGCGGCGCTACTGCTCGATGCTGGAGCATTTTACCGATGTAGACACATTGATCGATGCGGTGTATAAATTACAGTAG
- the yfbR gene encoding 5'-deoxynucleotidase gives MKTYPFSALFSRMKYITRWSLMRSTRAESLSEHTADTAMLAHTLCLIGKSCTGTGAALRPEVVATAAVYHDAPEILTGDMPTPVKYKNDALRTAYKAVEHESARVMASLQPAELQAETQAWLTGSVLNDAERKILKAADRLSAIIKCIEEGRGGNREFEAARTQQMDALHAMNCPEAEYFIAHMLPCYEQNLDELTRGRF, from the coding sequence ATGAAAACCTATCCGTTCAGTGCGCTGTTCAGCCGCATGAAATACATTACACGGTGGAGCCTGATGCGCAGCACCCGGGCCGAATCGCTGAGCGAGCATACCGCCGATACGGCGATGCTGGCGCACACGCTCTGCCTGATCGGCAAAAGCTGCACCGGCACCGGCGCAGCCCTGCGGCCCGAGGTTGTGGCCACGGCGGCTGTCTACCACGATGCGCCGGAGATTCTGACCGGCGACATGCCCACGCCCGTCAAGTACAAAAACGATGCTCTGCGCACTGCCTACAAGGCAGTGGAGCATGAGAGCGCCCGCGTTATGGCCAGCCTGCAGCCTGCTGAGCTGCAGGCCGAGACGCAGGCCTGGCTGACCGGCAGCGTGCTGAACGATGCCGAGCGCAAGATCCTGAAGGCGGCAGACCGGCTGTCGGCCATCATCAAGTGCATTGAGGAGGGCCGCGGCGGCAACCGCGAGTTTGAGGCCGCCCGCACCCAGCAGATGGACGCCCTGCACGCCATGAACTGCCCCGAAGCAGAATATTTTATCGCGCACATGCTGCCCTGCTATGAGCAGAATCTGGACGAATTGACAAGAGGACGGTTCTGA